CTAGAGCCGCCGGGTTTTCTAAAGTTGCTTGACTCACTTGCCAACCTAACCCCCACCCCCCTTCCCTATGAGGGAAGGGGGCAGGGGGATGGGTCTGCAAATGACTTTAGCAAAGCCGTGGCTAGAGCCGCCGGGTTTTCTAAAGTTGCTTGACTCACTTGCCAACCTAACCCCCACCCCCCTTCCCTATGAGGGAAGGGGGCAGGGGGATGGGTCTGCAAATGACTTTAGAAAAGCCGTGGCTAGAGCCGCCGGGTTTCTTCAAGCCCTTTGGCGTCGGGTTGAGTATTATGCAGGATCGAGCGCACGGAGATGACGATGCGCTGGGCGCCCAAGATCAGACGCCAGCCATAGTAGAATGGCACGAGTGACGTGTGCGCGATGAGGTACCGTTGCCGCATGTACGCGGGACTGGGGAAAATAAAGTGGAACAAGTAGGCAACCTTGTCGCGCCACCGACGATAACTCAACCCCTCGCGCAGAATGAGAATGTCCGGCCGTTCCGCTGTCGCGGCGAGCATGTCGACGCGGCTGGCTAGATTGCCGGTGGACGCAAGTTGCGCCCCCACGGCATCCGGTACGGCGACGCCCCACACTGACGCGACCTGCGTCAGCGCCGCCGCCAACGCCGGCGCAATTCGAAATTGGCGCGCGGCGGCGAGGATCGCGTCCCAATGCAATTCGTTTCCGTGCGCTGCGAGGACGAGCGCGAGATCGCACTCCCAGCGCGTCCCGCGCATTTGATGATGCAGAACGAAATGCTCGGCGAGGTGAAGCAGTTGCGCGTCCCAGTTCAATACGGTCGCCGCGCGTGCGCCGAATGACGTCGTCAGGGTCCGTTCCCAGAACCACGCGACCGACGTGCGTTGCGCGTACGATGGCACGTTGATGATGTGCCAATGCGCGTCCACAGTGAGCGCGTGCTTGCCGCGCCGAGTGTAGGTCTGCTCGCTTCCCAACCCTTCGCGAAATCCAGTCGTCAAATCGAGGAGCGGCGTGAAGCCATGCGCGTGCAACAGCGCGGCGACACGCGTCTTGTCTTCGTCGTGGATCAATAGATCGAGATCGCCGATCTGACGAAGCGCGCCATCGGTGTAGAGGGTGACGCTGAGGGCGGCACCCTTGAGCAAGACGACCGGAATCTGCGCCGCGTCGAACCACTCTAGCAGTTCCTGGGTTAGGGCGATGGTTCGCCAATGCGCGACGTTCGCGCGAAGGTACGTCAGCCGCAGCGTTTTGGCGAGGTCGGCGGGCAGTTGCGCCAGGTGTCCGGTTCGCGTGAGCGCGGCGTACAACAGCGCGCTCATATTTTCGCGTTGCGCGTGCTGAACGAGCGCGCGCCACGCGTCCGCAGTGGGCGTGGGCATTTCGGCGGGTACGGTAAGCGGCGATAACCCAGCGCGGATGAATGCGACGAGTGCGCGGTTTAGGGTGATGGTCATTTTTGAGATTTTGCCAGCCGACCTATCCCCCTACCCCCTTTCCTACAAGGAAAGGGGGAAATGCCTCCGCATCCCTCACAGGGAAAGGAGAAAATCACTCCGCATCCCTCGCAGGAATGGGGGAAATGCCTCCGCATCCCTCACAAGGAAAGCGGAATATCACTCCGCATCTCTCGCAAGGAATGAGGGAAATCCCTCCGCATCCCTCACAAGGAAAGCGGAATATCACTCCGCATCCCTCGCAAGGAATGAGGGAAATGCCTCCGCATCCCTCACAAGGAATGGGAAAGTCACTCCCCTTCCCTTGCAGGGAAGGGGCTGGGGGTTAGGTCGGCGCGACTTGCCCAGCCCTGGAGGGTGGGGTTATTGTTGCGCCGGACGATACTCAGGGACGAGCGCGTTGAGCAACTCGCGCACCTTGGCGGTTTCGCCGCACTGCGCCGCCGCAATCAACATGTTAACTTGTTCGTCAAGCAACTCAGATTTTGGCGAATGAGAATTCGTAATGGATGATTGGGAATGGGAAATGGCATTACCGCCATTGCGCGCGACAAAAATCTTGTCATGCGCGGTGCGGGTGTACTCTTCGCCGGCGATGAAGAGTTCTTCAAACAGTTTTTCGCCGGGACGCAAGCCGGTAAATTCAATCGCAATTTCGTCCGGCTCCAATCCGCTGAGCCGAATCAGGTCGCGCGCCAAATCCACAATTTTCACCGGCTCGCCCATATCGAGCACATACACGCCGCCCGACTTGCCGAGCACGGTCGTCTGCAAGACCAATTGCACCGCTTCGGGAATCGTCATGAAATAGCGCCGAATTTCCGGATGCGTGATCGTGATGGGACCGCCGCGTGCGATCTGTTGCTTGAACAAGGGGACGACACTCCCGCGCGAATCGAGCACGTTGCCAAACCGCACCGCGACCAGATTCTTGCCGGTCGTATGCGCGGCAGACTGGACCAGCATCTCGGCGATGCGTTTCGTCACACCCATCACGCTCGTCGGGTTGACCGCTTTGTCGGTCGAGATGAGGACGAGGTGCGCGGCGTTCACGTCGAGCGCGCTCTGAATCACGTTGCGCGTGCCGAGGACGTTGTTGGTGACCGCTTCTTCGAGATTTTCTTCCATCAACGGGACATGCTTGTGCGCGGCGGCGTGAAAAACGATCTGGGGTTGAACGCGCGTAAAGACCGCGCGCAGACGCGCCGCGTCGCGCACATCGGCAATGACCGGGCGAACGGCAAATTGGGGATGGCGAATAGCAGATGGCAGATTGCGTTGGAGCTCGTTACAGACTTCGAAGATGGAGTTTTCGCCGTGCCCGAGGAGGACGAGTTCGGCGGGCGCGCACTGGGCGATCTGGCGGCACAACTCGCTGCCAATCGAACCACCCGCGCCGGTGACGAGGACGCGCTTGCCCTGCACGAGTTGCGCGATGTGGGACATATCGGTCGCGATCGGTTCGCGGCGCAAGAGATCGGTAATTTCAACCGGGCGTAGTTGGTTGACCGCGTGCTTGCCGTCCAATAAATCGGACATGCCGGGAATCGTCTTGACCGGCAGATTATTTTCCTGACACAGGTGCGTGAGTTCGCGAATCGTTTTGCCCGGCGCGCTCGGAATCGCGATGATCGCCTGCGTTATACTGTACTTGTCCACCACGTCGGCGAGTTGGGTGCGGTCGCCAATCACGGGCACGCCGAGAATCCACGTCCCTTGCTTGGCGGGGTCGGCATCCAGGAACGCGACCGGCTCTAACCCAAGTTTGGGGTTGCGTTGCATCTCGCGCACGATCATCGTGCCGGCTTCACCAGCGCCAAACACAATGACGCGCGCGTGCGCCGTCTTGGCGCTGCGCCGGCGTTGCCGTAACCGTTCGGCAATCCGGATACTGTACCGGATCCCGCTCGTCGCGACGAAGACGAGAAGCCCGTCAATGAGCGGGATCGAGCGGGGCAGGTCGGGAATGAGAATGCCGAGCGGTGGGATGAGCCACCAGAAGAGGACGCAAAGGAATGCCATCGTCGTGAACGCGGCGAACGCGATCTGCGCGAGCTCGTCCACGCTGGCGTAGCGCCAAAAGCGCGAATAGAGTCCGAACCGACGATAGATTACAAACCGCGCCCCACACGCGACCAAGGTGTAAATGACGACTGGCGTTGAAAAAGTGGAACGCCATACCCAATCATCCACCCGTAGCCACAAAGCGAATGCGGCGGTGATAAACCACAACAGCAGATCGAGCGTAAAAAGATGACGATTGCGCAAGGTCGTCAGAAAATTTGTTAGACTGATGGGTGCCGTGTTTCTGGAACTAGTCATGGGTTAAGGTTGCTCTTCGACGATTCGTTTCAAGTTCGTACAGACGTACTCGACCTGTTCTTCGGTCATTACGCCGGCAAAGGGGAGCGCGAGCGACACGTCACCCAGGTACTCGGTCACCGGAAAATCGCCGCGCGTGTATCCAAACCGTTCGCGATAGAATGGTTGTAAGTG
This Chloroflexota bacterium DNA region includes the following protein-coding sequences:
- a CDS encoding polysaccharide biosynthesis protein, whose translation is MTSSRNTAPISLTNFLTTLRNRHLFTLDLLLWFITAAFALWLRVDDWVWRSTFSTPVVIYTLVACGARFVIYRRFGLYSRFWRYASVDELAQIAFAAFTTMAFLCVLFWWLIPPLGILIPDLPRSIPLIDGLLVFVATSGIRYSIRIAERLRQRRRSAKTAHARVIVFGAGEAGTMIVREMQRNPKLGLEPVAFLDADPAKQGTWILGVPVIGDRTQLADVVDKYSITQAIIAIPSAPGKTIRELTHLCQENNLPVKTIPGMSDLLDGKHAVNQLRPVEITDLLRREPIATDMSHIAQLVQGKRVLVTGAGGSIGSELCRQIAQCAPAELVLLGHGENSIFEVCNELQRNLPSAIRHPQFAVRPVIADVRDAARLRAVFTRVQPQIVFHAAAHKHVPLMEENLEEAVTNNVLGTRNVIQSALDVNAAHLVLISTDKAVNPTSVMGVTKRIAEMLVQSAAHTTGKNLVAVRFGNVLDSRGSVVPLFKQQIARGGPITITHPEIRRYFMTIPEAVQLVLQTTVLGKSGGVYVLDMGEPVKIVDLARDLIRLSGLEPDEIAIEFTGLRPGEKLFEELFIAGEEYTRTAHDKIFVARNGGNAISHSQSSITNSHSPKSELLDEQVNMLIAAAQCGETAKVRELLNALVPEYRPAQQ
- a CDS encoding nucleotidyltransferase family protein; amino-acid sequence: MTITLNRALVAFIRAGLSPLTVPAEMPTPTADAWRALVQHAQRENMSALLYAALTRTGHLAQLPADLAKTLRLTYLRANVAHWRTIALTQELLEWFDAAQIPVVLLKGAALSVTLYTDGALRQIGDLDLLIHDEDKTRVAALLHAHGFTPLLDLTTGFREGLGSEQTYTRRGKHALTVDAHWHIINVPSYAQRTSVAWFWERTLTTSFGARAATVLNWDAQLLHLAEHFVLHHQMRGTRWECDLALVLAAHGNELHWDAILAAARQFRIAPALAAALTQVASVWGVAVPDAVGAQLASTGNLASRVDMLAATAERPDILILREGLSYRRWRDKVAYLFHFIFPSPAYMRQRYLIAHTSLVPFYYGWRLILGAQRIVISVRSILHNTQPDAKGLEETRRL